Below is a genomic region from Henckelia pumila isolate YLH828 chromosome 3, ASM3356847v2, whole genome shotgun sequence.
AAGACGGTGCTCGGAAGTGTATTGTTGCTACCAACATTGCTGAGACATCTTTGACTGTTGATGGAATCTTCTATGTTATTGACACGGGTTACGGTAAAATAAAGGTGTATAACCCTCGAATGGGAATGGATGCTCTCCAAGTATTTCCTGTTAGTCGTGCTGCTGCTGATCAGCGAGCTGGGCGTGCTGGAAGAACCGGGCCAGGGACTTGTTATCGTCTTTATACTGAGAGCGCCTACCTGAATGAAATGCTTCCCAGTCCTGTCCCAGAAATCCAAAGAACCAACCTCGGCAATGTGGTTTTGTTGCTCAAGTCACTAAAAATCGACAATTTGTTGGATTTTGACTTTATGGATCCTCCTCCTCAAGAGAACATCCTAAATTCCATGTACCAGTTGTGGGTTTTAGGTGCTTTGAACAATGTTGGAGGTCTTACAGAACTTGGTTGGAAAATGGTTGAGTTTCCACTTGATCCTCCCCTCGCCAAGATGCTTTTAATGGGTGAGCAGCTCGAATGCATCAACGAGGTTTTGACAATTGTGTCAATGCTGTCAGTACCCTCTGTTTTCTTCAGACCCAAGGATAGGGTTGAGGAGAGTGACGCAGCAAGGGAAAAGTTCTTTGTGCCAGAGTCTGATCACCTAACGCTCCTCAATGTGTATCAGCAATGGAAAGCTAATCAATATCGGGGTGATTGGTGCAACGATCATTTTCTGCACGTAAAAGGATTACGCAAGGCCAGAGAAGTGAGATCCCAGTTACTAGACATTTTGAAGACTTTGAAGATTCCACTTACATCGAGCGGCCCTGATTGGGATGTCGTTAGACAAGCCATATGCTCAGCTTACTTTCACAACGCTGCGCGTCTGAAAGGTGTTGGGGAGTACGTCAACTGCAGGAATGGAATGCCATGCCACTTACATCCCAGCAGTGCCATATATGGCTTGGGTTATACTCCAGATTACGTGGTTTATCATGAGTTGATACTTACAACGAAGGAATATATGCAATGCGCTACAGCAGTTGAACCCCAGTGGCTAGCTGAGTTAGGACCCATGTTTTTCTCGGTAAAGGAGTCGGATACATCCATGATGGAGCATAAGAAGAGACAAAAGGAAGAGAAAACAGCCATGGAAGAAGAAATGGAGAACTTGAGGAAGGTCCAGGCCGATAGGGAGAAAGATAGCATGGAGAAGGAAAAGAAGAAGAGGGCCGAGCAACAACAGCAAGTTTCTATACCTGGCTTGAAGCAGGGGTCGTCTACCTATTTGAGACCGAAAAGGCTCGGTTTGTAGTATATGAAAGATTGTCGACGATATTTACGCCATGGATTCTGTTTTTGTTGTCAattaatatgattatatttGCCGTCTGAAGTTTGTCTTGTCTTTTCTTGTTTACTGTACGGTGAGAACATGAAGAGCCCGTGAGAAGTGTGGGTCTGAGGATGAGCTTTTTCGTTTCGTTTCCACGGATGAAACCAGAAGAGCTTCATTCAATACTGTGAAATATAAAATGCAAATGAATTGAgtaacaataaaataatttgggattATGATTGGGTGTACATGTTCTCCAAGAATTGATGTTGATGAATTCTGCCTGATTTTCTATCCATCCACGTTTTGTGACTTGTGATTGATCatcttctttgaaattttttatgcgAGGTAGAACCCTTTCTATCCCTTGATCTATCTTACATATCCACGCACCTTGAGCAAGGATTTGCACGCGAATGGGTTAGAATATTTTACGTTGGTTCATGTAGTATTATCGTCTCAAAGGCAATCAATTTCATTTTGTTTGCTAGAATTTCCGTGCAAGGCCAAGCATAACTAGGTATTTGAGCTAAAGCATTATAATAAAGTTATTGATAGCAATGTTCTTGAAAATCTCAAGAAGCGTTTTAAAGTAACAATCCAATTGCGATTTCTTACCTCTATTGAGAGTGTGAAAATAAAATCGACCAAAGATACAACAGGAGGGACAAAAATAGCAACCAAAGGCAAAGATGCAATAGGAGGCTATAAGAAATTTCATTTCAGCACATAATTCAAGCTTTGATTGTAACGCTGCACAGGCACGATCCCGATGGCTTGATCTCGGAGGTCTGCCATTCGGAACCCGGGGCAGCATTTGGATCGTATAACAAAGTATGATAACCAGGATCCTCCTGCAATGAAAACAACAAAAGTTTTCCATTCAATATGCCAAATCGAAATCCAATACTCGTGCTTCCTGTGACGGGAACAGGAACCATCTTCCATGAATTGTCTGCAGGGTTGAATATAGCAAGTTTACGCTCGTTTTTCCATTCCATGCAACACAGCTTCTTTCCTAGTACTGCATGCGCAGTAACCATAACACAGCCGTTTTTTATCTGGCACCATGTGTGCCTATCAGGACTATAGATATCAACGAACCTCGAGTTTCCGATCGTGAAACTCGACCTACCTCCCATAACATAGAGCTTTCCCTCAAAGCCACAGGCAAAACATCCCCACCTTGGGCGCCGCAAACTCTCTATCACAGTCCACTTGTCGGTGTCAGGATCATAAATCTCAGCAGATGAGAGAGAGTCTCCATCCTTCCCACACCCTCCAACCACATAGACCAAGCCATTCACCTCAGCACAAGCAAAGTCGTACCGCGCTACATTCATGCAAGTTAATCGGCTCCAGCTGCAAGAGTTAGAAATTTTGTCATGGATGAACCAAAAAAATTGACCTCTCAGTGTGTGGAGGAAGTTTGAATTCTGCTGAATGAGGTACATATAAATGCCCAAattatttgaaaggtaaaaataTGTCAAATTAGTTGATGGAGAAACAAATCAATGAACATGATATAAATTTACTGATGTAGATCAATGCTGATTTATCGTAAACCACATTAATTTGCACATGTTTAGAAGTTGGAAAAACCTATGATACATTCAGGCTCGGATAAAATAAATCAGATAAGAAAATCAACTGTTTGAGCAAACAGAGATTAACGGTAACCAGTGAGGAAATGGAAATGGGACAAATTATGTGTTACCTGTTGAGGCAAGAATCATATTGATAAACATCTGCTGAAACAGATTGAGTTCCATCAACCACAGAGTACCCAGCAATAACAAGAAGCTTTCCGTTGAGAACAACAACGCCAAAGCCTGCTATGACAGGACCAGGCATTTGTGGGAGTTGATGGTGTTTGTTTCCGAAACAATCCAGAACCTCCCAGTGGCTCTCTTTTCCATCAGCATCCATAGTAAGGATGTAAAGCCATTCCTCAAGCATCCCAGCTAGTTTTCGGATAGTGATGAACTCTTTGCTTTTGATAAAGGACCTCCAATTCTTGCACACGGCACCCATGGAGGGAAAATAAGATCGAGGAACAAGAGAAAGGCAGTGCTTGGAGACATCATCAGGCAATCCAGGCAAGATTGGACTATGACAATCATCATCGATCTTGGAAGTTCTTAAGATCGAATCACTTTTAGCAGCCAGGGGGGCTTGTTGCATCAAATTGGAGAAACATATATCTGACTCTTTGACTCTCTTCACAGAAAAAGGGCCAggcattcttcaatattcagacTATCTAGTTTGACACCACGCTATCCTTGACAAATTCTTTAAAGACAAACACTAATTCAACTAAATGATTTTTGGACACTAATTAAAGGAATTCATGAAATCCCTCGGTGATGTGAATTCTACGAGACCAAGGCAAGAAAGTTGTTGCAAAATGGATCTCATGATCTGCTAAGGCCGATGATTTATTATGCTTCATCCAATAAGATTCAAATTCCATACCACTTTCAGTGGTCCTACTATATTTCAATTTCTTTGAACAAACGAGGCAGGTGGCCAATTTCAACTCTTCGGAAGTATATTTCTTTTTACACATTTCCTGTGTACCTTAAGACACAAAAAGGAAATAAAACTAATGAAAATCAGGTACACCAGATCCAAAACTAGCCAAACACGAAACAGGAAAGTACCTGAAAAGGCCATAACCTAAGTGCTTTTAGCCCCCCGTCACTTCCATTTCTTCGAAATAAATGATAACCTGAAGTATGTCACAAACATGAGAAATAgagacaaaataaattaaagcagCTCATGTATTCCAGGAACTGGGAAAAAAAAGAGCAAAAGAATTTCTTTAAGATTTAGAAAAAAATTCAACTTTCAAAAGAACGGAGCTGAGAACCATGGAGATGTGCTTGACTTTGACTTGTCAAATTCTGCTGCTGAGCATAACTTAAAACTCAAACCACCCATGGATAAAATTAATATACTGAAGTCAATAGCCAACCAACTTGAtcttgataaataaaaaaaaataaaatcacgaTCCAGCACATGGATAAATAACTTGAGCTTTGAAAGAGGCAACCATTTACCTCACCAAACCCACTCCTCCAAACAGCCAACTACCAACCCATAAAAGAAGAATGAAAAAAGAGGTAATAATATTAGAACTATAAATCACTTTACCCATTCCAGATTCAACAAATTATGCTATTAGTAGCATTGGGTGGAGGTCAAATGACCCCAAACCAGATAAAACCCAATCAAGATATAATCCATCAGTCACTCGGCATTGTATGAAATGAGGAAAAATGAAACGAAAAAAACAAGAACCAGACTCATTCATAAAGGAAACACACACCTCAAAGTTCACAATTGCTCGCACAAAAATAATCAGATCTACACATTGGGAAGCATAACAAATCACATGGAAACAAATCAGTCAGATTTCGTTCGACAAGTAAAATCGCATAACCAAATTCAAACAGATCGAACATACTAATAAAAACACACACAAATTGCTACAAATATAATGTCGCAGTAAAAAAAAACAGACAGTTTATAATCAGTTATAAATAAAGAAACGATGAAATTCATTTACCTTTGGAATTTGGAGAGCTTTGACGAAGCAGAAGGTAGAAGTGAAGAGCGATAATAACAGCAAAAAAATGGGGAATAAATAAGGAGATGGGGAGAATGGATAAGAATTCAGTCAGAGATGGGAGAAATTGTGAAAGAATTGTGATGATCCTCAAAAAATGGTTAAggcaatatttatatatatatatatacacagaCACACATCATGGGATAGAATTTTAGACCAACCGGATAGAAAGACTCGCAGTGGTACACTTTTCGAGGGCGCTTGATTCGtagaattaaaataataataataaattatatatatataatataaataacaattttattttttttttgaaaaaatataaataacaatttaaaaataataggaTGATGAATAATTTAAAATTCCAGTGATACATTGGATGGAATTAACTaagagatttaataattttaaaataatgtgaaaatatgttaaattatttttatgagttagtacgtgaattatgtgatttatttgtatgttttaaatattgtttcggtatttaaatcggtatgatgtgatttatgaatttatttgagaaaatcatttgatgatcgcgtaggcgggaccgtggacggacgagatgttagttttcacccaaaatattttatgagatttttaggagccttaaaatattattttaaggtaagattttaagaaaattatggtatttatatatatgtatatttatatgtccgtttttacccaaaataagtcattttaataacttttattaagctttaaaaatcccattaattataatttcgggatttatttagttttagcaaattagaatgtattttaaagtttaaaattagagtatttaattatcctaattatctattaattatttaacctagaTTATCCTAAATATTATACCCTAAATCCCTCCCAAACCCACGCCTCacctcttagccgcctccatcaacCTCTTCTCCACCATTTTCACGTTTCATCAGAGTTTTCCCAGCCCCATAGCCAATCTTTAAAGGTTTTTGGATTATTTAgaagatccgttcgtcccggcgagcccgatacgcATCGTTCACGTCGTTTCGTCTAAATAATTATCAAGGCACGTTTCGAATCCAttcttggccaccatttaaatcatattacaaAGATTTTATGCTTACAAGATCTGAATTCTGATATTGCATGTGTTATGATCTAGAAAAGAAAACATTAGAGTTCATGCATGTTCCTCACGTTTTTGCACTTCATGGCTCGGTTTTGCACTATTTTTGGACATGGCTTGGTTCGAACTGCTGTCTGATCGTTCATGGGTCTAGGTGGGTTCCTAGGGGTGGGTTTAGGCAAGGTGGTTCACAGCTGGAAGGGCTGGAACCAAGGGAAAAGGGGCTGGGACAGCAGCTAGGCGGGCAGAGGGAGCTGTCTGGTTTAGgggccttggccgagccatgcaaggCTTGGCTCGGGCCAGGACTGGTCCAAGGGATGCACTTGGAccctgtggtggtccaggatcCGGATCTCCGGCCGTTGGTGGCCGGATCTGGTTGAAACGTGCAAAGGATCATGGGCTGTCCAGAAAAGGGGGCTGCGCAGGTTGCATGAGGTTTAGgggccttggccgagccatgcaaggCTTGGCTCGAGCCAGGCCTGGTCCAAGGGTTGCCCctggaccctggggtggtccaggtgtcggagctccggccatgggtggccggagctggtcgaAAAGTTAAGGGGAGTAAGGGCTGTTCCAGGGGAGGGGCTGCGTGGagttttcttgggatttaggggtTGTGGCCGAGCCAGGACCCAGACTGTGGTTGCACctggaccctggggtggtccaggtgcCGGAGCTCCGGCCGATGGTGGCCGGAGCAAGGTGTTTAAGTGGCTAAGGCGGCAGCTGCCGCAAGGGGGTTTGAGGATAGGTTAGGGCCGGGTTCTATGGTTTCAAGTGAGCCGGGCTCGGGtctttgggtccgggtccgggtccggtcAAGTCTTGATgggtcaaaatatttttagtccgggtctagattttattatttgggcttgGGTTTGttactttaattaattaagagtttaagtagTTAATTGATGGGTtgagattgtttaattaattaattggactaatttaatgggatttattaattatggagGTGAgaccactaatttgtcatgggccgtgtgatccatgagaattattgggccaagttgtgtTGGTTTAGTACTTTTATCGAtctaatttataagttaatggttagttaataattttattaattcaactttaagttaataagttgatgggcctaaattatgttttaagtgagcctattagtttttcatgggccaggtcaggttgggcttttggggttttgagtcagtctaggaatttatgggtttaagttCAGTGGTCAACAGCTAGAACAAGTCCATGGAAAATAAAAagggtccgtaaatatatatttaaatcatgcatgtattttattagttatataagtatgatttttaagaaaataaattaaatatatatttacgggcaaattttcatgaaaataaagaaataagtgagaattttcaagttcatgcatcatgtaagaatttttatgataagtttaaatgcatgttaagaaaaatataatttttatggaagttgaagtgaaggtagaaagtgatgtggttggaggccgggatacctgggcccgatgaccttcctaatgatgtttatgtatgatgagcttatggatccagctgagagggcggGTGAaatggcagcacagaggtggaaaccccaccgtcgcgtacgttggtttaagattgatcaatcgtttagtatgaggccaccgacatggatacgacctgttgagaactaagaaatcatgataagtcattttatgagatttattaagtatgatgatatatgttatagcatgatgataaagcagtataattatttatttcatgtttatatgcatataattttaagtaggggtgttcaaacttcggataaaaccgaaaaaaccggaaatccaaaccgaaaaaaccaaacaccgaaccaaaccgaaaaccgaaatttgaaattcggatataaattttaaaaccgaaatttatttggttcggtttcggattatatatctcaaaaccgaaccgaccgaaaaaatcgaaattttattaaattaataattttatttatataattgtttatattatatattttatgagatgatacctaatgaataaagaatcattttaaataatttttagttgattgttgtttatttaagtcATTTAGACTTTGAATTTaagtattttacaaaaaaatcatttaaaaaataacatattatattttaaaatatatttataatattaattaaaataattatatcaaaacCAAAATAACCGACCAAAATAACCGAACCGATTTAgtaaaaaaccgaaccgaagtaAAATGGTTCGGATATCggattatatatttctaaaaccgaaaatcgaaaaaaccgaaataaaaaaccaaaaaccggaccgaaccgaccgatgaacacccctaattttaagatcatgcacgtatagtTATaatcacgtattttatatgatatgtgCTTGTCTGTGGTTTCATGTTGTTacataaggatagaacgtgctgagcctctaggcttactagatttaaatggtgcaggtgagcagaatgttaatgaggataatgtgttcccgactggtggcgagggcgtatgagtatccaggcggctagaacccgtgaccattgctctatggtgatttttatgttgagatTTAGAACATTTGtttccgcacatgtttattATGTCAGATTTTTGtgtatgcatggattttagatttaagtatttattttctaagtttgcaTGGATgttagttttatttatttattttaatgtttgcatggattttggtgtagaattattatttagaaatgtcattatgaaatttttataaatgaatatttagtaattaattttatgtatttaattgcatgtgtgtacttttattgtatttattgtgcattttgtattttaaattaagtaaaattatttttttagtatgatatatatatgtatgggcatatatatatatatatattcatattcattattttatagttagagatttttttttaaaaaaatatttcaatagtagttttaggatgtttcaaATGTTGAATCTCAAATGTTTGACAACTtatctatcaatcaaataaatcaaaaaattcaGGACTTGTGAGATTATTGTTGCCACTGGTTAAAATTCGACAACTATGGAGTATGGAGACTCGATTGTTACGcacatatttttaattaatatatatatataattcactTATTGAGGAATATTGATTTGGTGGTGGGGACGCGGGGTCCATGAGCTTTAGATCCAACGGTTAAGGTTGATTTTGTGAGATCAATTGATCTCACAAGATAGATCTTCCAAAAAATAAGACCCTGAGAACTAATCTAAGGTTTGATTATCGTTAATCGCGAGtagttttttaatttatttagataaat
It encodes:
- the LOC140890846 gene encoding F-box/kelch-repeat protein At1g67480-like, encoding MPGPFSVKRVKESDICFSNLMQQAPLAAKSDSILRTSKIDDDCHSPILPGLPDDVSKHCLSLVPRSYFPSMGAVCKNWRSFIKSKEFITIRKLAGMLEEWLYILTMDADGKESHWEVLDCFGNKHHQLPQMPGPVIAGFGVVVLNGKLLVIAGYSVVDGTQSVSADVYQYDSCLNSWSRLTCMNVARYDFACAEVNGLVYVVGGCGKDGDSLSSAEIYDPDTDKWTVIESLRRPRWGCFACGFEGKLYVMGGRSSFTIGNSRFVDIYSPDRHTWCQIKNGCVMVTAHAVLGKKLCCMEWKNERKLAIFNPADNSWKMVPVPVTGSTSIGFRFGILNGKLLLFSLQEDPGYHTLLYDPNAAPGSEWQTSEIKPSGSCLCSVTIKA